From the genome of Oryza glaberrima chromosome 1, OglaRS2, whole genome shotgun sequence:
TCCGTCCTGCTTCTTCACCTTGAAGCTCTCTGTCTCAGCAATCTGCTCTAGCTTTGACACTATTGCTGATGCTGGTTTTTGTGTCATGAACCGTGAGTCTGCCTTCTGCTCTTTGTCGTTCTCAAACAGGCCTGACAGATCAAATCCTTTGGAGAGGGAGATGATGTCAAATGCATTCAAGCTCACTGGCTTCAAAGAGCTTGCTGGTTCTTTTGCCTTGCCTTCATTGTCCTTGTGATCAGCACTGAAAGCAGTATGGACATCCTTGAGGTTGTTTGATTCATTTGGCTGTGATAGCATCACTGCTGGTTTGTACCCCTTCTTGAACCATGGATGCTCAACTAGCTTCTCAACGGTGATCCTAGTGTTTGGATTTGGATCAAGCAGCCTGGACAGAAGCCTTCGGACATCAGTAGTGAACCACTGTGGGAACTTGACATCACCTTTGCTTATCTTCCGGTACATCTCCATTAGATTTGAGTCATGGAATGGGAGGTAGCCAGCAAGCAGAACAAAGAGTATGACACCGCAAGACCATATGTCTGCTTTTGCTCCATCATAGCCCCTCTTATTGATTATCTCTGGTGCAACATATGCAGGTGTGCCACACGTCGTGTGGAGCAGCCCGTCCTGCTTCTGACACTCCTTGAAGGCGCTCAGCCCAAAGTCCGACACTTTGAGGTTGCCATTCTCGTCGACGAGGAGGTTCTCTGGCTTGAGGTCTCGGTGGTAGACACCGCGGCTGTGACAGAAGTCCACAGCCCCTATCAACTGCTGGAAGTACTTCCTCGCAGCATCCTCCTTGAGTCGCCCCCTGGCTACCCTGCTGAAGAGCTCACCACCCCGGACATACTCCATTGCAAAGTATATCTTGCTCTTGCTGGCCATGACCTCGTGCAGCTGGACGATGTTGGGGTGGCGAACGAGGCGCATGATGGAGATCTCTCGCTTGATCTGGTCAATCATGCCGACACGCAATACCTTTTCCTTGTCAATGACCTTGATGGCGACGCTCTGGTTGGATGCAAGGTTCCGTGCATGGTACACCTTGGCGAAGGTGCCTTGCCCGAGCATGCGGCCGAGCTCATACCGGTTCATGAGGATGGACGCCTTCTTCTCCATCCTGCTGGATTCTTCAGGGATTCTTCAGTGCAAAAGAAGCAA
Proteins encoded in this window:
- the LOC127780225 gene encoding CBL-interacting protein kinase 5 encodes the protein MEKKASILMNRYELGRMLGQGTFAKVYHARNLASNQSVAIKVIDKEKVLRVGMIDQIKREISIMRLVRHPNIVQLHEVMASKSKIYFAMEYVRGGELFSRVARGRLKEDAARKYFQQLIGAVDFCHSRGVYHRDLKPENLLVDENGNLKVSDFGLSAFKECQKQDGLLHTTCGTPAYVAPEIINKRGYDGAKADIWSCGVILFVLLAGYLPFHDSNLMEMYRKISKGDVKFPQWFTTDVRRLLSRLLDPNPNTRITVEKLVEHPWFKKGYKPAVMLSQPNESNNLKDVHTAFSADHKDNEGKAKEPASSLKPVSLNAFDIISLSKGFDLSGLFENDKEQKADSRFMTQKPASAIVSKLEQIAETESFKVKKQDGLVKLQGSKEGRKGQLAIDAEIFEVTPSFFVVEVKKSAGDTLEYEKFCNKGLRPSLRDICWDGQSEHPSLAQSSTLTQSSKSISRHAI